The proteins below come from a single Tissierella sp. MB52-C2 genomic window:
- a CDS encoding GyrI-like domain-containing protein has product MEWIERVNNVINYIEENLDKEISYDEIAKLAVCSIYNFQRMFSYIADQSLSEYIRNRRLTLAAFDILNSRENIIDIALKYEYNSQDAFTRAFRKFHGVLPSKVRTEVVNLKSCPKISFQITITGGNHMNYQIEQWPAFTISGIRKRIETEKAFQVIPRIWETAGNDGTMERLFGLWSQTDMRPVGLLGVSAGGQWGDSKEMDYYLGVTTYVDLPECTKVITPEDMDELQLSKATWVIIEANGELPDSIQNVYKSFYTEWLPNSGYDLDDLPVIECYLQDNRQEVWIAIKPICK; this is encoded by the coding sequence GTGGAATGGATTGAACGTGTTAACAATGTAATCAATTATATAGAAGAAAATCTTGATAAAGAAATTTCCTATGATGAAATTGCAAAACTTGCAGTATGCTCTATATATAATTTTCAAAGGATGTTTTCCTATATTGCAGACCAATCTTTAAGTGAGTATATTAGAAACAGAAGGCTTACACTAGCAGCTTTTGATATATTGAATAGTAGAGAAAATATAATTGACATAGCATTAAAGTATGAATATAACTCTCAGGATGCTTTCACCAGAGCATTTAGAAAGTTTCATGGTGTACTTCCATCCAAAGTACGGACAGAGGTGGTCAATCTTAAGTCATGCCCAAAGATTTCCTTCCAAATAACTATTACAGGAGGTAACCATATGAATTATCAAATTGAACAATGGCCAGCATTTACTATTTCAGGAATAAGAAAAAGAATTGAAACGGAAAAAGCATTTCAAGTAATTCCTAGGATTTGGGAAACAGCAGGTAATGATGGTACAATGGAAAGATTATTTGGACTCTGGAGTCAGACAGATATGCGTCCAGTAGGACTCCTTGGGGTCAGTGCAGGAGGACAATGGGGAGATTCAAAGGAAATGGATTATTATCTAGGAGTGACGACTTATGTGGATTTACCTGAATGTACCAAGGTCATTACTCCTGAAGATATGGATGAATTACAATTATCTAAAGCCACTTGGGTAATAATCGAGGCTAATGGAGAATTGCCAGATTCTATTCAAAATGTGTATAAAAGCTTTTATACAGAATGGCTACCTAACTCAGGCTATGACTTAGATGATTTGCCTGTAATAGAATGTTATTTACAAGATAATAGACAAGAAGTATGGATAGCAATTAAACCAATTTGTAAATAG
- a CDS encoding ROK family protein, with translation MKNIACFDIGGTFIKYGILDINGKILFKNKFPSPKKDCGREIPLEISKKINELKNNYDILAIGISTAGKIDSDKGEIIFASNNLPDYTGTKLVKVIKELTGLDSFIENDVNAAAMGEYWKGAGKNIDSFICMTLGTGIGSAIVIDGKLHRGVGEGTGELGHTIINEEGEDCSCGSRGCYERYASTSSLVREYERRSDIPKGSITGKDIISRVKDKETLAVEVYNKFLNHVVTGLVNITHILDLGLIIVGGGISESGDLFFEEINSVFSKTVMPSYGQYTKIIQAKLGNDAGLVGACYTALKKLNYIK, from the coding sequence ATGAAAAATATAGCGTGTTTTGATATAGGTGGTACTTTCATAAAGTATGGTATATTAGACATAAATGGCAAGATATTATTCAAAAATAAGTTTCCTTCACCTAAAAAGGATTGTGGAAGAGAAATACCCTTAGAGATATCAAAGAAGATAAATGAATTAAAGAATAATTATGATATATTGGCTATTGGAATAAGTACTGCGGGTAAAATAGATAGTGACAAAGGTGAGATCATTTTCGCAAGCAATAATTTACCTGATTATACTGGAACAAAGTTAGTAAAGGTCATAAAAGAATTAACGGGATTAGACTCTTTTATAGAAAATGATGTCAATGCAGCGGCAATGGGAGAGTATTGGAAAGGCGCTGGAAAAAATATAGATAGCTTTATATGCATGACTCTTGGAACAGGAATAGGATCAGCAATAGTAATTGATGGTAAACTACATAGAGGAGTAGGAGAAGGTACTGGAGAATTAGGACATACAATCATTAATGAAGAAGGAGAAGATTGTAGTTGTGGTAGTAGGGGCTGTTATGAAAGATATGCGTCTACCTCTTCACTAGTGAGAGAGTATGAAAGGAGATCAGATATTCCTAAGGGATCGATCACTGGGAAAGATATAATAAGTAGAGTTAAAGATAAAGAGACTTTAGCAGTAGAAGTCTATAATAAATTTCTAAACCATGTAGTGACAGGATTAGTCAATATTACTCATATATTGGATTTAGGATTGATTATAGTAGGTGGTGGTATTTCTGAATCAGGTGATTTGTTCTTTGAAGAAATAAATAGTGTTTTTTCAAAAACAGTAATGCCTTCCTACGGTCAATATACTAAGATTATACAAGCAAAATTAGGAAATGATGCAGGATTGGTAGGGGCTTGTTATACAGCCCTAAAGAAATTGAATTATATAAAATAA
- a CDS encoding SDR family NAD(P)-dependent oxidoreductase, producing the protein MGGKDENIICLCLFKNFEEHTKEDFNRVMDVNFYGAISLTKAVIPIMKNQRQGKVCFTSSGVDVTGFIDISSYASSKGAIESFAKCMNIEYEDSGITFHIMHPPLTDTKSSSPLPIPREFKASPEKVGKGFIKNIDSKKFLITPSFTDRISVRLSYAFSLPMGKMLVKMTKKAKRDLK; encoded by the coding sequence TTGGGGGGAAAAGATGAAAACATTATTTGCTTATGTTTATTTAAAAATTTTGAAGAACATACTAAAGAAGATTTTAATAGAGTAATGGATGTAAATTTTTATGGTGCCATAAGTTTAACAAAAGCTGTAATCCCTATTATGAAAAATCAAAGACAAGGTAAGGTCTGTTTTACAAGCTCAGGTGTAGATGTCACAGGATTTATAGATATAAGCTCATATGCATCTAGCAAGGGAGCAATAGAATCTTTTGCTAAATGTATGAATATTGAATATGAAGATAGCGGTATTACATTTCATATAATGCATCCTCCTTTGACAGATACAAAATCATCTTCACCACTTCCGATTCCAAGAGAATTTAAGGCATCACCTGAGAAAGTAGGAAAAGGATTTATCAAAAATATAGACAGCAAGAAATTCCTTATTACCCCTTCATTTACTGATAGAATATCGGTAAGACTTAGTTATGCTTTTTCATTACCAATGGGAAAAATGCTTGTGAAAATGACAAAAAAAGCAAAGAGGGATTTAAAGTGA
- a CDS encoding sodium:alanine symporter family protein, which translates to MDVVNTIVSFVNTILWDYVLIFGLIGVGIYMTVRLKFPQFTRLFPALKEMVAGIVNKEEVEEGKMTPFQALSTAVAAQVGTGNIVGVATAIAAGGPGAAFWMLISAFFGMATIFSESVLAQKYRETKDGELVGGPAYYIKNGLKSKGLAVFFSITAIIALGIVGIMVQSNSVAGSVSQAFGVPVIAVTIGLAIVVALILMGGMGRIASFAETVVPIMACAYILGSLAIIVMNYANFIPAVKSIFIGAFSPGAIGGGVLGITVQQTVRFGLARGLFSNEAGMGSTPHSHAVADTKHPAEQGFTAMIGVFISTFLICTSTVMVNIASGAYNIGISAAEMTQGATVMTQNGFAAGFGSFGGMFLSFCLSFFSLTTIVGWYFFAESNVKMVLNAKPVTINAFKGIVLTALVIGTVIDPTFVWELADMFMGIMAVPNIIALFLLSKEVKYILDDYDSKIVAGKLHWTYEYQNIEEKKNNKKSVLRKGLSTTIIK; encoded by the coding sequence ATGGATGTAGTAAATACTATAGTTAGTTTCGTAAACACTATTCTATGGGACTATGTATTAATATTTGGTCTAATAGGTGTTGGAATTTATATGACAGTGAGACTTAAATTCCCACAGTTTACAAGATTATTTCCAGCATTAAAAGAAATGGTGGCAGGTATAGTTAACAAAGAAGAAGTTGAAGAAGGAAAGATGACGCCGTTTCAAGCTTTATCAACAGCAGTTGCAGCGCAAGTTGGGACAGGTAATATAGTAGGGGTAGCTACAGCCATAGCAGCTGGAGGACCAGGAGCAGCGTTTTGGATGTTAATATCTGCATTCTTTGGAATGGCGACAATTTTTAGTGAATCAGTTTTAGCACAAAAATATAGAGAAACAAAAGACGGAGAATTAGTAGGTGGACCAGCATATTATATAAAAAATGGTTTAAAATCTAAAGGGTTGGCAGTATTTTTCTCTATAACCGCAATTATTGCATTAGGTATTGTAGGTATAATGGTACAATCAAATTCAGTAGCAGGATCTGTAAGTCAAGCTTTTGGAGTACCAGTAATCGCAGTTACCATTGGACTTGCAATAGTAGTGGCCCTTATATTAATGGGTGGAATGGGAAGAATAGCATCCTTTGCAGAGACAGTAGTACCAATTATGGCATGTGCTTATATATTAGGTAGTTTAGCAATTATAGTAATGAATTATGCTAATTTTATTCCAGCAGTAAAGAGTATATTTATAGGAGCATTTTCACCTGGGGCGATTGGCGGAGGTGTACTAGGTATAACTGTTCAGCAAACGGTAAGATTTGGTCTAGCAAGAGGTCTTTTCTCAAACGAAGCTGGTATGGGCTCAACACCACATTCCCATGCAGTGGCTGATACTAAACATCCAGCTGAACAAGGATTTACAGCAATGATAGGAGTATTTATATCAACATTTTTAATTTGTACATCAACAGTAATGGTAAATATTGCATCAGGAGCATATAATATAGGTATCTCAGCAGCTGAAATGACTCAAGGGGCAACAGTAATGACTCAGAATGGATTTGCAGCAGGATTTGGTTCTTTTGGAGGGATGTTTTTATCATTCTGTTTATCATTCTTCTCACTTACTACAATAGTAGGATGGTATTTCTTCGCAGAATCAAACGTTAAGATGGTACTAAATGCTAAGCCTGTAACTATAAATGCTTTTAAAGGTATCGTTCTTACTGCATTAGTAATAGGAACGGTAATAGATCCAACATTTGTATGGGAGTTAGCAGATATGTTTATGGGTATAATGGCTGTACCAAATATAATAGCTTTATTCTTATTATCGAAAGAAGTTAAATATATATTAGATGATTATGATTCAAAGATAGTAGCTGGAAAACTTCACTGGACTTATGAATATCAAAATATTGAAGAAAAGAAAAATAATAAAAAGTCTGTATTAAGAAAAGGCTTAAGTACAACAATAATAAAATAA
- a CDS encoding phosphotransferase, with amino-acid sequence MNVLKHIYQELSLLGLSNDKIDNLDEIRNRNGVYLYRIKYKGKDLVIKYFEKHEFRREIEYYEILKSLDIPTIEVIGYTKNTLLLEDLDKSLNYRLGIESDLSDIEVAKALASWYRKLHYEGVKFLKNNDRKFYKEMDYITKENIELVMNKTNTRDNKVWQLLIDHLDLIFLKIQEFEETFTYNDFYWTNLVVSKDKKEAFMFDYNMLGVGFRYSDIRNVCSSLSDEAGNIFLKEYEGINQDEKKIDEVVSILVSLVQACERDIFPKWAQEALDKVNNGELYKGILEIL; translated from the coding sequence TTGAATGTATTAAAACATATTTATCAAGAATTATCATTACTAGGACTATCTAATGATAAAATAGATAATTTAGATGAGATTAGAAATAGAAATGGAGTTTATCTCTATAGGATAAAATATAAAGGTAAAGATTTAGTGATTAAGTATTTTGAAAAACATGAGTTTAGAAGGGAAATTGAGTATTATGAAATCTTAAAAAGTCTAGATATACCTACAATAGAAGTAATAGGATATACGAAGAATACTTTATTACTGGAGGATTTAGATAAAAGTCTAAATTATCGTCTAGGGATTGAATCTGATCTTTCAGACATAGAGGTAGCAAAAGCTCTTGCATCATGGTATAGGAAGTTGCACTATGAAGGAGTAAAGTTTTTAAAAAATAATGATAGGAAATTCTATAAGGAGATGGATTATATAACAAAAGAAAATATAGAATTGGTCATGAATAAAACAAATACTAGAGATAATAAAGTATGGCAGCTTTTAATTGATCATTTAGATTTAATCTTTCTAAAAATCCAGGAATTTGAAGAGACTTTTACCTATAATGATTTTTATTGGACTAATCTAGTGGTTAGTAAAGATAAGAAGGAGGCATTTATGTTTGACTATAATATGCTAGGAGTAGGATTTAGGTATAGTGATATAAGAAATGTCTGCTCTTCTTTATCTGATGAGGCTGGCAATATATTTTTAAAAGAATATGAAGGAATAAATCAGGATGAAAAGAAGATAGATGAAGTTGTGTCAATTTTGGTCAGTTTAGTACAAGCCTGTGAAAGAGATATATTTCCAAAGTGGGCACAGGAGGCATTAGATAAAGTTAACAATGGAGAATTGTATAAGGGGATATTAGAGATACTTTAA
- a CDS encoding NAD-dependent epimerase/dehydratase family protein yields the protein MKKKVLIMGGSYFIGKKIVGVFCENKYDVFTLNRGTKAQDLDNVHNLICDRNDNKQMENVLSKYRFNIVIDVSALNKEQGQILYKALNKEELESFVFISSSAVYDVDSLTFPFKENDPLKENTYWTSYGQNKIEAENYYIENFRDSSIDLIILRPPYAYGENNYAQRESFIFDHICKDRPIIIPNPNTYLQFIYTTDLANIIIELLKIKKQDISIFNVGNKKPVTIREWIEYCAEVVGKEVKIIEYDYKSKGRKERDFFPFYNYSNVLDVNKINCIYSEEADFIMGLKNSYNWYLANRDNISFKEDIIRTEEEIFKELGININK from the coding sequence ATGAAAAAGAAAGTCTTAATAATGGGTGGAAGTTATTTTATAGGAAAGAAAATTGTTGGTGTGTTTTGTGAAAATAAATATGATGTTTTTACTTTAAATCGTGGAACTAAAGCTCAAGACTTAGATAATGTGCATAATCTAATATGTGATAGAAATGACAATAAGCAAATGGAAAATGTTCTTTCTAAATATAGGTTTAATATTGTTATAGATGTATCTGCCTTAAATAAAGAACAGGGACAAATATTATATAAAGCTTTAAATAAAGAGGAATTAGAATCCTTTGTATTTATTAGTTCAAGTGCTGTATATGATGTAGATAGCTTAACATTTCCATTTAAAGAAAATGATCCGTTAAAAGAAAATACTTATTGGACATCCTATGGACAAAATAAAATAGAAGCTGAAAATTATTATATTGAAAATTTCAGAGATTCCTCTATAGACCTTATTATTTTGCGACCGCCCTATGCTTATGGAGAAAATAATTATGCTCAAAGAGAAAGCTTTATTTTTGACCATATTTGTAAAGATAGACCGATTATCATTCCAAACCCAAATACTTATCTTCAATTTATCTATACTACAGATTTAGCTAATATTATTATAGAATTACTTAAAATAAAAAAACAAGATATTTCTATATTCAATGTTGGAAATAAGAAGCCAGTTACTATTAGAGAATGGATTGAATATTGTGCAGAAGTAGTAGGTAAAGAAGTTAAAATAATCGAGTATGATTATAAGTCTAAAGGACGTAAAGAAAGGGACTTCTTTCCATTTTATAACTATAGCAATGTATTAGATGTAAATAAAATTAATTGTATATATAGTGAAGAAGCGGATTTTATAATGGGATTAAAGAATAGTTATAATTGGTATTTAGCAAATAGAGACAACATATCTTTTAAAGAAGATATTATTCGTACTGAAGAAGAAATATTTAAGGAATTAGGAATTAATATTAACAAATAG
- a CDS encoding copper homeostasis protein CutC: protein MSNKIITEICVDSIESALAAERGGANRIELCDNLIGGGTTPSLGMIKLARKYINIDINIMIRPRSGDFCYSPIEFEVMKKDIEYAKKYGMNGIVVGILKPNGEIDIERMKELIELSKPLKVTFHRAFDMTRDPFKSLDILIELGVERILTSGQQNSAIDGINLIKDLVNRANEKIIIMPGSGINQDNIKDIIQTTGVKEVHLSAKKKVESVMEYRNHNVNMGGDTITPEYDNYFTCEGTVKGITKILNLLEEE from the coding sequence TTGAGTAATAAAATAATTACAGAAATTTGTGTGGATTCTATAGAGTCAGCTTTGGCTGCTGAAAGAGGGGGAGCTAATAGAATAGAGCTTTGTGACAATCTAATAGGTGGTGGAACTACCCCTAGTTTAGGAATGATAAAATTAGCTAGAAAGTATATAAATATTGATATTAATATAATGATTCGACCAAGGAGCGGAGATTTCTGTTACTCTCCTATTGAATTTGAGGTAATGAAAAAAGATATTGAATACGCTAAAAAATATGGTATGAATGGTATAGTAGTTGGGATTTTAAAACCTAATGGTGAAATAGATATAGAAAGAATGAAGGAATTAATAGAGTTATCTAAGCCTCTCAAAGTTACATTTCATAGAGCTTTTGATATGACTAGAGATCCTTTTAAATCATTAGATATATTAATAGAATTGGGTGTAGAAAGAATACTAACATCCGGACAACAAAATAGTGCAATAGATGGAATAAATTTGATTAAAGATTTAGTTAATAGAGCTAATGAGAAAATAATTATTATGCCAGGATCAGGAATTAATCAAGATAATATAAAAGATATAATTCAAACTACTGGGGTGAAGGAAGTCCATTTATCTGCGAAAAAGAAGGTAGAAAGTGTTATGGAATATAGAAACCATAATGTAAATATGGGTGGAGATACAATAACTCCTGAATATGATAATTATTTTACCTGTGAAGGTACTGTAAAGGGCATAACTAAAATTTTAAATCTCTTAGAGGAGGAATAA
- a CDS encoding N(4)-(beta-N-acetylglucosaminyl)-L-asparaginase: protein MSWGIIGTWRMALEGIEEAEGLLKNGESSIDAIELAIKMVEDHPEYRSVGYGGLPNQDCEVELDAAFMDGDNLSIGAVGGIKDFKNPISIARKLMDEKYNIFLVGKGAEKYAHNMGFERMNMLTDYSKKEWEKKKNEIKLDKLKAYDGHDTVGVVGLDKNGKMAAATSTSGLFMKKPGRIGDSPLSGSGFYADSEIGAASATGVGEDIMKVCISYEIVRLMEEGLHPKDAAEKAVNKLNKKLISKRGKAKDISVVCMNNKGQWGVATNINKFSFVVATETEKPTVYIASFNEGKTTYVKATQEWIDTHTE from the coding sequence ATGAGTTGGGGAATAATAGGTACCTGGAGAATGGCTTTAGAAGGAATAGAGGAGGCAGAAGGATTATTAAAGAATGGTGAATCTTCTATAGATGCTATTGAGCTGGCAATAAAAATGGTAGAAGATCATCCAGAATATAGGTCTGTAGGATATGGGGGACTTCCAAACCAAGATTGCGAAGTTGAGCTTGATGCTGCTTTTATGGATGGAGATAATCTTTCAATCGGTGCAGTAGGTGGTATTAAAGACTTCAAAAATCCAATTTCAATTGCAAGAAAACTTATGGATGAAAAATATAATATATTTTTAGTGGGGAAAGGTGCTGAAAAATACGCACATAACATGGGATTTGAAAGGATGAATATGCTTACAGACTATTCAAAGAAGGAATGGGAAAAAAAGAAAAATGAGATTAAATTAGATAAACTTAAAGCATACGATGGACATGATACTGTTGGAGTAGTTGGACTAGATAAAAATGGAAAGATGGCTGCTGCCACATCTACCAGTGGTCTTTTTATGAAAAAACCTGGAAGAATTGGAGACTCACCATTATCAGGTTCAGGATTTTATGCAGACAGCGAAATAGGAGCTGCCAGTGCTACTGGAGTAGGTGAAGATATAATGAAAGTTTGTATCTCATATGAGATAGTACGTCTTATGGAAGAAGGACTTCACCCAAAGGATGCTGCGGAAAAAGCTGTAAATAAATTAAATAAAAAATTGATTTCAAAAAGAGGAAAAGCAAAAGATATTTCTGTAGTATGTATGAACAATAAAGGACAATGGGGTGTAGCAACAAATATAAATAAGTTTTCTTTTGTTGTAGCCACTGAAACTGAAAAGCCTACAGTATATATTGCATCCTTTAACGAAGGCAAAACCACTTATGTGAAGGCAACTCAAGAATGGATCGATACTCATACAGAGTAG